A stretch of Ferribacterium limneticum DNA encodes these proteins:
- a CDS encoding substrate-binding domain-containing protein: MLLKKLFGRCLFIALLFSLPSAQAQEKELLIYCGITMVRPITELARQFEQTEKVRITISQGGSEDLYQSAKRSQLGDIYFPGEPSYRARHQAEGLLGYHKLVGYNQVSIVVPKGNPKQVKADLKELLRKDLVLILGNVESGSIGQESKRVLDGARMYPKAVAKAALMMPDSRAINLSLRRGEGDIALNWRATAFFPDNAPHLEVIDLDTKLAAPQALLLIQLNFSKSPALAQKFIDFAASPEGQAIFRKYGFLDNRTR, translated from the coding sequence ATGCTCTTAAAAAAACTGTTTGGCCGTTGCCTGTTCATCGCGCTGCTTTTTTCCCTGCCATCCGCTCAGGCCCAGGAAAAGGAACTGCTGATTTATTGCGGCATCACGATGGTGCGGCCAATCACCGAACTGGCCCGACAGTTCGAGCAGACGGAAAAGGTACGCATCACCATTTCCCAGGGTGGTTCCGAAGACCTGTACCAGAGTGCCAAACGCAGCCAGCTTGGCGACATTTACTTCCCGGGCGAACCATCGTATCGGGCGCGTCATCAGGCCGAGGGCCTGCTTGGTTATCACAAGCTGGTCGGCTACAACCAGGTTTCCATCGTCGTTCCCAAGGGCAACCCGAAGCAGGTCAAGGCTGACTTGAAGGAATTGCTGCGCAAGGATCTGGTGTTGATTCTTGGCAATGTCGAAAGCGGCAGCATCGGCCAGGAGAGCAAACGGGTGCTTGATGGTGCCAGGATGTACCCGAAAGCCGTCGCCAAGGCGGCGCTGATGATGCCGGATTCGCGGGCGATCAACCTGAGCCTGCGCCGCGGCGAAGGCGATATTGCGCTGAACTGGCGGGCAACCGCCTTCTTTCCGGACAACGCGCCGCATCTTGAGGTCATCGACCTTGATACCAAGCTTGCCGCGCCACAGGCCTTGCTCCTGATTCAATTGAATTTTTCCAAGTCCCCGGCGCTTGCCCAGAAGTTCATCGACTTCGCGGCATCCCCGGAAGGTCAGGCCATCTTTCGCAAATACGGTTTTCTCGACAACCGCACCCGCTAA
- a CDS encoding hybrid sensor histidine kinase/response regulator, with amino-acid sequence MTETADRPTSFSSKRATLWLIALLCFGLMAVVAISEITTNLIADLERRRSNERARLSIGEHIVNSVRNIESVFFQLSTANLAARKRLLQQIDLDSQELAGAIEVLHSGGVVTKRLALNIEGQDEMVREYRYMPEEKSSAAVLEVIEIAPYIEQINQRARALIAALEQRDQCGLNKPACLEAATASIQLQYKTIPSFFFRLNENANRLFFAGHNSLLQLEDRHASQQSNMRRLQFILIGLVILGVTGLSWRFLRLIHATQLQLKTAKEVAEDASIAKSQFLANMSHEIRTPMNGVIGMTDLLLDTPLDAEQREQLGIIRISAEHLLDVINDILDFSKIESGKLELEAIPFAIADLFRECLQTVSARAREKQLELVAEIAPGVPQHLIGDPARLRQILLNLVGNAIKFTEAGRISLRAEVLPGADTGYCPLQITVEDSGIGIAADKLDAVFEAFTQADTSTTRRYGGTGLGLSICNRLLDLMQGKIRVESTPGQGSTFFITIKLPIATEMPAEDAAPSATPAIEPRSLEILLVEDNPINQKVAAKMLHNWSHQISLACDGQEALDILQDRHFDLILMDMQMPVMGGLEASRRIREMESGNRHMPIIAMTANATEADRQACLEAGMDDFLAKPIHSAQLKEMIARHSPD; translated from the coding sequence ATGACGGAAACCGCCGACCGCCCCACGTCATTTTCCAGCAAGCGCGCAACGCTCTGGCTGATCGCGCTGCTTTGTTTCGGCCTGATGGCCGTGGTCGCGATCAGCGAAATCACCACCAACCTGATTGCAGATCTTGAGCGGCGCCGCAGCAATGAACGGGCCCGGCTCTCAATCGGCGAACACATCGTCAATTCCGTGCGCAACATCGAAAGCGTCTTCTTCCAGCTGTCAACGGCCAACCTCGCTGCGCGCAAGCGTCTGCTGCAGCAGATCGACCTCGACTCACAGGAGCTGGCTGGCGCCATCGAAGTACTGCACAGCGGTGGCGTGGTCACAAAGCGCCTGGCCCTGAATATCGAGGGTCAGGACGAAATGGTCCGCGAATATCGCTACATGCCCGAGGAAAAAAGTTCGGCCGCGGTGCTGGAAGTCATTGAAATCGCGCCCTACATCGAGCAGATCAATCAGCGTGCCAGGGCCTTGATTGCCGCCCTTGAACAGCGAGATCAATGCGGCCTGAACAAACCGGCCTGCCTTGAAGCGGCCACGGCATCGATCCAGTTGCAATACAAGACCATTCCCTCGTTCTTCTTCCGCCTCAACGAAAATGCCAACCGGCTGTTCTTTGCCGGCCACAACAGCCTGCTCCAGCTGGAAGATCGCCACGCCAGTCAGCAGAGCAACATGCGGCGCCTGCAGTTCATCCTGATCGGGCTGGTTATCCTGGGCGTTACCGGGCTGTCGTGGCGTTTCCTGCGCCTCATTCATGCCACGCAGCTGCAATTGAAAACGGCCAAGGAAGTGGCCGAAGACGCCAGCATTGCCAAATCGCAGTTCCTGGCCAACATGAGCCATGAAATCCGGACCCCGATGAACGGCGTCATCGGCATGACCGACCTTCTGCTCGACACCCCGCTGGACGCTGAGCAGCGCGAGCAACTCGGCATCATCAGGATCTCGGCTGAGCATTTGCTGGATGTCATCAACGATATTCTTGACTTCTCCAAGATCGAATCCGGCAAGCTTGAACTGGAGGCAATTCCGTTTGCCATTGCCGACCTCTTTCGGGAATGCCTGCAGACAGTCTCGGCCCGCGCCCGCGAGAAGCAGCTAGAACTCGTCGCCGAGATTGCCCCCGGTGTGCCGCAGCATCTCATTGGCGACCCGGCTCGATTGCGCCAGATTCTGCTCAACCTGGTCGGCAATGCGATCAAATTCACCGAGGCCGGACGTATTTCACTGCGCGCCGAAGTCCTGCCCGGTGCCGATACCGGCTATTGCCCCCTGCAAATTACTGTCGAGGATTCGGGCATCGGCATTGCCGCCGACAAGCTCGATGCCGTTTTTGAAGCCTTTACCCAGGCCGATACTTCAACGACCCGGCGCTATGGCGGCACCGGGCTCGGGCTCTCGATCTGTAACCGCCTGCTTGACTTGATGCAGGGCAAAATCCGCGTCGAGAGCACGCCCGGCCAGGGCAGCACCTTTTTCATTACGATCAAGCTGCCGATTGCTACGGAAATGCCGGCCGAGGATGCTGCACCGTCGGCCACTCCGGCTATAGAGCCACGCAGCCTTGAGATCCTGCTGGTCGAGGACAACCCGATCAATCAGAAGGTGGCGGCCAAAATGCTGCATAACTGGTCGCATCAAATCAGCCTGGCCTGCGATGGCCAGGAGGCCCTGGACATTCTGCAAGATCGGCATTTCGACCTGATTCTGATGGATATGCAGATGCCGGTCATGGGCGGTCTGGAGGCAAGCAGGCGGATTCGCGAGATGGAATCGGGCAACCGGCACATGCCGATCATCGCCATGACGGCCAATGCCACCGAAGCCGACCGTCAGGCCTGCCTCGAAGCCGGTATGGACGATTTCCTGGCCAAACCCATCCATAGCGCCCAACTCAAGGAAATGATCGCCCGCCATTCGCCTGACTGA
- the parC gene encoding DNA topoisomerase IV subunit A — protein MTDQLNLFDPNAPLATGNETAQPLTDLPAPETELEPSAEQSGTPPDLPPSANGPASDIPSPADYAARRYLEYAMSVVTGRALPSAADGQKPVQRRILYAMHRMGLYKSPRHVKSARVVGDVIGKYHPHGDSSVYDAMVRMAQDWSLRYPIVDGQGNFGSRDGDNAAAMRYTEARLTPIAELLLAELDEGTVDWKPNYDGANDEPALLPARLPFALLNGASGIAVGMATEIPAHNLREVANAAVNLIRNPDFSEDDVLATIPGPDYPGGAQIISSPEEIAATYRSGRGSLRVRAKWKIENLARGQWKLVITELPPGVSTATVMSEIEACSNPVAKEKAGKKVFTPEQLNLKAAFLSSISESGVRDESGKEHAVRLVIEPASSRQGQDDLVRMLLAHTSLETNASINLTILGVNGTPRQASLYSMIAEWCRFRLTTVERRTRHRLTAAEKRIHILEGRQAILLDIDRVIKVIRESDDPKADLMAHFKLSEIQAEDILEIRLRQLARLEGIKIGEELAKLREEAAGLNKLLDSEEALRACVAAEIEADAKKYGDDRRTLIEADAKVTMSDAKTVSIVDEPTTLIVSKHGWLRSRTGHNIDPTQLTFRSGDGLLACLPCRTVDSLIILDHLGRAYSISAADIPGGKGDGVPATSVIDFQDGGKLCLALSVSPDKRYLVAADGGYGFRCQGSDFLSRGKAGKAFLTLGDGEAPAIFMPAPAEGEIACVTKDGRALVFNIEEVRLLAKGRGLKLIDAAPGKTALEEVIPVVEGVAGKLKGERLEICRGSRGGKGKPMKAPRK, from the coding sequence ATGACCGACCAATTGAACCTCTTCGACCCAAACGCCCCGCTCGCCACTGGCAACGAAACTGCCCAGCCGCTTACCGACTTGCCGGCCCCCGAAACCGAACTGGAGCCCTCGGCCGAGCAATCGGGAACGCCGCCGGATCTGCCGCCCTCGGCCAACGGCCCGGCCAGCGACATCCCCTCGCCGGCCGACTACGCCGCCCGCCGCTATCTCGAATACGCCATGAGCGTCGTCACCGGCCGCGCCCTGCCCTCGGCCGCCGATGGACAGAAGCCGGTGCAGCGCCGCATCCTCTACGCCATGCACCGGATGGGCCTGTACAAGAGCCCGCGCCATGTGAAGTCGGCCCGCGTCGTCGGTGACGTGATCGGTAAATATCACCCGCACGGCGATTCGTCGGTGTACGATGCCATGGTCCGCATGGCGCAGGACTGGAGCCTGCGTTACCCGATTGTCGATGGCCAGGGCAATTTCGGCTCGCGCGACGGCGACAACGCCGCCGCCATGCGCTACACCGAAGCGCGCCTGACGCCGATTGCCGAACTGCTGCTGGCCGAACTCGACGAAGGCACGGTCGACTGGAAGCCCAACTACGATGGCGCCAACGACGAACCCGCCCTGCTCCCGGCCCGTCTGCCCTTTGCGCTGTTGAATGGCGCTTCCGGCATTGCCGTCGGCATGGCGACAGAAATCCCCGCGCACAACCTGCGCGAAGTGGCCAATGCCGCGGTCAATCTGATCAGGAATCCCGATTTCAGCGAAGACGACGTGCTGGCGACGATCCCCGGACCGGATTACCCGGGTGGCGCGCAGATCATTTCTTCGCCCGAGGAAATCGCCGCCACCTACCGCAGCGGCCGCGGCAGCCTGCGCGTCCGCGCCAAGTGGAAAATCGAAAACCTGGCCCGCGGCCAATGGAAGCTGGTCATCACCGAACTGCCGCCGGGCGTGTCGACGGCCACGGTGATGTCGGAAATCGAGGCCTGCTCCAACCCGGTTGCCAAGGAAAAGGCCGGCAAGAAGGTGTTCACGCCGGAACAGCTGAACCTGAAAGCCGCCTTCCTGTCGTCCATCTCGGAAAGCGGCGTGCGTGACGAATCAGGCAAGGAACATGCCGTGCGCCTGGTCATCGAACCCGCCTCGTCGCGCCAGGGGCAGGATGATCTGGTCCGCATGCTGCTCGCCCACACCAGCCTTGAAACCAACGCTTCGATCAACCTGACGATCCTCGGCGTCAATGGCACGCCGCGTCAGGCCTCGCTGTACAGCATGATCGCCGAGTGGTGCCGCTTCCGGCTGACCACCGTTGAGCGCCGCACGCGCCATCGCCTGACCGCCGCCGAAAAGCGCATCCACATCCTCGAAGGCCGGCAGGCCATCCTGCTCGACATCGACCGCGTCATCAAGGTCATCCGCGAATCGGACGATCCCAAGGCCGACCTGATGGCGCACTTCAAGCTGTCGGAAATCCAGGCTGAAGACATTCTCGAAATCCGCCTGCGTCAGTTGGCCAGGCTGGAAGGCATCAAGATCGGTGAAGAACTGGCCAAGCTGCGCGAAGAAGCGGCCGGCCTGAACAAACTGCTCGACTCCGAAGAAGCCCTGCGCGCCTGCGTCGCGGCCGAAATCGAGGCTGATGCCAAGAAGTACGGCGACGACCGCCGGACATTGATCGAAGCCGACGCCAAGGTCACGATGTCCGATGCCAAGACGGTGTCCATCGTCGATGAACCAACGACGCTGATTGTCTCCAAGCATGGCTGGCTGCGTTCGCGCACCGGCCACAACATCGACCCGACCCAGCTGACCTTCCGTTCCGGTGACGGCCTGCTCGCCTGCCTGCCCTGCCGGACGGTCGATTCGCTGATCATCCTCGACCACCTCGGCCGCGCCTATTCCATTTCCGCCGCCGACATTCCCGGCGGCAAGGGCGATGGCGTGCCGGCCACTTCGGTGATCGACTTCCAGGATGGCGGCAAGCTCTGCCTTGCCCTCTCCGTCTCGCCCGACAAGCGCTATCTGGTCGCCGCCGACGGTGGCTACGGCTTCCGCTGCCAGGGCAGCGACTTCCTGTCGCGCGGCAAGGCCGGCAAGGCCTTCCTGACGCTCGGCGACGGCGAAGCCCCGGCCATCTTCATGCCGGCCCCGGCCGAAGGCGAAATCGCCTGCGTGACCAAGGATGGCCGCGCTCTGGTCTTCAACATCGAGGAAGTCCGCCTGCTGGCCAAGGGCCGCGGCCTCAAGCTGATCGACGCCGCTCCCGGCAAGACGGCGCTGGAAGAGGTCATCCCGGTCGTCGAAGGCGTTGCCGGCAAGCTGAAAGGCGAACGCCTGGAAATCTGCCGCGGCAGTCGCGGCGGCAAGGGCAAACCGATGAAGGCGCCGCGCAAGTAA
- a CDS encoding phasin family protein has product MFTKPEDFAKSGVNFALFFANTTFDGIERLALLNLAAARSVFEASLSNITTLLGAKDVQSFVAIQKELASPSIEKGMEYSRNVISIAAETKDKIAKEVETHVAETNAKVSGLVEKALASAPAGSEVAVAAVKTAIKSANEAYEGLNKAAKQAAEVAEASVAAATSATMKAANVVAAPKAGKKAA; this is encoded by the coding sequence ATGTTCACCAAACCCGAAGATTTCGCGAAGTCTGGCGTCAATTTTGCCCTGTTCTTTGCCAACACCACCTTTGACGGTATCGAGCGTCTGGCCCTGTTGAACCTGGCTGCTGCCCGTTCCGTTTTCGAAGCTTCCCTGTCCAACATCACCACCCTGCTGGGCGCCAAGGATGTTCAGTCCTTCGTTGCCATCCAGAAGGAACTGGCTTCCCCGTCCATCGAAAAGGGCATGGAATACTCGCGCAACGTGATCTCCATCGCTGCCGAAACCAAGGACAAGATCGCCAAGGAAGTTGAAACCCACGTTGCTGAAACCAACGCCAAGGTTTCCGGCCTGGTCGAAAAGGCTCTGGCTTCCGCTCCGGCTGGTTCCGAAGTTGCCGTTGCTGCTGTCAAGACCGCCATCAAGTCGGCCAACGAAGCTTACGAAGGTCTGAACAAGGCTGCCAAGCAAGCTGCTGAAGTTGCTGAAGCCAGCGTTGCTGCTGCTACCAGCGCCACGATGAAGGCTGCCAACGTCGTTGCCGCCCCGAAGGCTGGCAAGAAGGCTGCCTAA
- a CDS encoding NAD-dependent deacylase: MTPYSTSIDAVLDAVAEQLRNARRALFITGAGISADSGLPTYRGVGGLYDSETTEEGLRIEDALSGEVFSMRPDITWKYLIQIEENCRGAKPNAAHRTIACLERHLDRVMVFTQNVDGLHRAAGSQEIVEIHGNLQELMCTACSHEEAATDMSGREVPPLCPACGAVLRPKVVLFGEALPEDELDRFIEAFQEGFDIVFSIGTSSVFPYIVQPVVLAAASGIPTVEINPARTKLSDTVDYYLPLGAAEAMSGIVERLGLDPDDC; encoded by the coding sequence ATGACGCCTTATTCCACGTCGATCGATGCGGTGCTCGATGCCGTGGCCGAGCAGCTAAGGAATGCGCGGCGCGCCCTGTTCATTACCGGTGCCGGCATTTCGGCCGACTCAGGCCTGCCGACCTATCGCGGTGTCGGTGGTCTCTACGACAGTGAAACTACCGAAGAGGGCCTGCGCATCGAGGATGCGCTCTCCGGCGAGGTGTTTTCGATGCGTCCGGACATCACCTGGAAATACCTGATCCAGATCGAGGAAAACTGCCGTGGCGCGAAGCCGAATGCTGCGCACCGGACGATTGCCTGCCTCGAACGCCATCTCGACCGGGTCATGGTGTTCACCCAGAACGTCGATGGCCTGCACCGGGCGGCGGGGAGCCAGGAGATCGTCGAGATTCATGGCAACCTGCAGGAGCTGATGTGTACGGCCTGCAGCCACGAAGAAGCTGCCACCGACATGAGCGGACGCGAGGTGCCGCCGCTATGTCCCGCTTGCGGCGCCGTGCTCCGCCCCAAGGTCGTGCTGTTTGGCGAAGCCTTGCCGGAGGATGAACTGGATCGCTTCATCGAAGCCTTTCAGGAGGGCTTCGATATCGTCTTCAGCATCGGCACGTCCAGCGTCTTTCCCTATATCGTGCAGCCGGTCGTGCTGGCGGCGGCCAGCGGCATACCGACCGTCGAAATCAACCCGGCGCGAACCAAGCTCAGCGATACCGTCGATTATTATTTGCCGCTCGGGGCGGCCGAGGCGATGAGCGGGATCGTCGAGCGGCTGGGGCTGGACCCGGACGATTGCTGA
- a CDS encoding flagellar basal body-associated FliL family protein: MNVASRILKAFAACLLMVLSLLLPLTALASDHGGGGAPEPMVFTVNLGTGNYLQFGLIFETASPEAAHLLASHKPQVQHKIILMLSGKDSATLRTLEGKKALIEEIVELANHVIEENEKTGVKDVLFTKFLIQ, encoded by the coding sequence ATGAACGTCGCTTCCCGGATACTCAAAGCCTTTGCGGCGTGCTTGCTGATGGTTTTGTCGCTGCTTTTGCCCTTGACCGCCCTGGCGAGTGACCACGGTGGTGGCGGTGCGCCTGAACCGATGGTTTTCACGGTCAATCTTGGCACGGGCAATTACCTGCAGTTTGGCCTGATCTTCGAGACCGCTTCGCCGGAGGCGGCCCATCTGCTGGCCAGCCACAAGCCGCAGGTTCAGCACAAGATCATCCTGATGCTCTCCGGCAAGGACTCGGCGACTCTACGGACCCTGGAAGGCAAGAAGGCTCTGATCGAGGAGATCGTCGAACTGGCCAACCATGTCATCGAAGAAAACGAAAAGACGGGCGTCAAGGACGTCTTGTTTACCAAGTTCCTGATTCAGTAA
- a CDS encoding SCO family protein yields MKKFVVIAVALAMVVLLGCQQARDPKLPAGADFVLQSADGPIDSKTLRGKVLLVYFGYTNCPDICPASLASGGQALKALSGEERSRVKLIMISVDPERDSVKHLKEYTAFFHPEMIGATGTADEIAALAKAFGAGYIKQAKRSDGSYAVDHTTSTYVIGPDGKLASVLELGAPTDKVVAAVRKLL; encoded by the coding sequence ATGAAAAAATTTGTCGTAATTGCCGTCGCCCTGGCGATGGTGGTGTTGCTCGGATGTCAGCAGGCACGGGATCCGAAATTGCCGGCTGGCGCCGATTTCGTGCTGCAGTCAGCCGATGGCCCGATCGATTCCAAAACCCTGCGCGGGAAAGTGTTGCTGGTCTATTTCGGTTACACCAACTGCCCGGACATCTGCCCGGCCTCGCTGGCTTCCGGTGGCCAGGCGCTGAAGGCGTTGAGCGGCGAGGAGCGCAGCCGGGTCAAACTGATCATGATCTCGGTCGACCCCGAGCGCGACAGCGTCAAGCATCTGAAGGAATACACGGCCTTCTTCCATCCGGAAATGATTGGCGCGACCGGTACCGCTGATGAAATCGCCGCGCTGGCCAAGGCATTCGGTGCGGGTTACATCAAGCAGGCGAAGCGCAGCGACGGCAGTTACGCCGTCGATCACACCACCTCGACCTACGTCATCGGGCCGGATGGCAAGCTGGCCAGCGTTCTTGAACTCGGCGCACCGACTGACAAGGTAGTCGCTGCGGTCAGAAAACTGCTTTGA
- a CDS encoding ABC transporter permease codes for MRIWLEKQRHLIDFTLASLARRKTKNIGLLLAYTLLVFVLASLTLFTHALRSEATFVLAGSPEVILQRMVAGRHDLIPPGYLDKIGRIRGVQKKEGRLWGYYYDPVLNANYTFMARPADEVADGHIMVGNALARERGLDKHNTISFRSYSGKLFTFEVSAVLSPDSELLSADLVLLSESDFRSFFEYPAGHFTDIALSVANPQEVRTVAAKLSSALPDSRPILREEVLRTYQSVFDWREGIILTVLAGAILAFVILAWEKASGLSAEEKREIGILKAIGWETGDVIRMKTWEGLLISLTAFLLGFIAAYVHVFHFGAAVFEPVLKGWSVLYPKFTLVPAVDGLQIATLFFFTVFPYTAAVLVPIWRAAITDPDAVMR; via the coding sequence ATGCGAATCTGGCTGGAAAAACAACGTCACCTGATTGATTTCACGCTGGCCTCACTGGCCCGGCGCAAGACGAAGAACATCGGCCTGCTGCTGGCCTACACGCTGCTCGTCTTCGTGCTGGCCTCGCTGACGCTATTCACCCACGCCCTGCGCAGCGAGGCCACCTTCGTCCTGGCGGGTTCGCCGGAAGTGATTTTGCAGCGCATGGTCGCCGGCCGGCATGACCTGATCCCGCCCGGCTACCTTGACAAGATCGGCCGCATCCGGGGCGTGCAAAAGAAGGAAGGCCGGCTCTGGGGCTACTACTACGACCCGGTGCTGAACGCCAATTACACTTTCATGGCGCGCCCCGCCGACGAAGTGGCCGATGGCCACATCATGGTCGGCAACGCGCTGGCCCGCGAGCGGGGGCTGGACAAGCACAACACGATTTCCTTCCGCTCCTATTCCGGCAAGCTGTTCACCTTCGAGGTCTCGGCCGTGCTGTCGCCGGACTCCGAGCTGCTTTCGGCCGATCTCGTACTGCTCTCCGAAAGCGATTTCCGCAGTTTCTTCGAGTACCCGGCCGGGCATTTCACCGACATTGCGCTGTCGGTGGCCAATCCACAGGAAGTCCGCACCGTCGCCGCCAAGCTGTCGAGCGCGCTGCCCGATTCCCGCCCCATCCTGCGCGAGGAAGTGCTGCGCACCTACCAGAGCGTCTTCGACTGGCGCGAAGGCATCATCCTGACGGTGCTGGCCGGCGCCATCCTCGCCTTCGTCATCCTCGCCTGGGAGAAGGCTTCCGGCTTGTCGGCCGAGGAAAAGCGCGAAATCGGCATTCTCAAGGCCATCGGCTGGGAGACTGGCGACGTCATTCGGATGAAGACCTGGGAGGGCCTGCTCATTTCGCTGACCGCTTTCCTGCTTGGCTTCATCGCCGCCTACGTCCATGTCTTCCATTTCGGTGCGGCGGTCTTCGAGCCGGTGCTCAAGGGCTGGTCGGTGCTCTACCCGAAATTCACGCTGGTGCCAGCAGTGGACGGCCTGCAGATCGCCACCCTTTTCTTCTTCACGGTGTTTCCCTACACGGCGGCGGTATTGGTGCCGATCTGGCGGGCGGCAATCACCGACCCTGATGCGGTGATGCGATGA
- a CDS encoding ABC transporter ATP-binding protein has protein sequence MIELSNIKKAFNQNQPNEYWALHGIDLNIEAGKVTAFRGPSGSGKTTLLTIVGCLSRPTSGRVRFKGEDISGLPERFLTDIRRQSFGFIFQQFNLIKGLSALENVILPAFPTGRPRSELVTKAGGIFDQLKLGHRSAAKVEWLSGGEQQRVAIARALINDPEVIIADEPTANLDTALSKEFMGILEGFTAAGKTVLLTSHDPLVVESSAVHRVVGMRDGRLTED, from the coding sequence ATGATCGAACTCAGCAACATCAAGAAAGCCTTCAACCAGAACCAGCCCAATGAATACTGGGCGCTGCACGGCATCGACCTGAATATCGAGGCCGGCAAGGTCACCGCCTTCCGTGGCCCGAGCGGGTCTGGCAAAACCACGCTGCTGACCATCGTCGGCTGCCTGAGCCGGCCGACCAGCGGCCGCGTGCGCTTCAAGGGCGAGGACATTTCCGGCCTGCCCGAACGTTTCCTGACCGACATCCGCCGGCAAAGCTTCGGATTCATCTTCCAGCAGTTCAACCTGATCAAGGGCCTGTCGGCGCTGGAAAACGTCATCCTGCCGGCCTTCCCGACCGGCCGGCCGCGCAGCGAACTGGTCACGAAGGCGGGCGGCATCTTCGACCAGCTCAAGCTCGGCCACCGCAGCGCCGCCAAGGTCGAATGGCTGTCCGGTGGCGAACAGCAGCGCGTCGCCATCGCCCGCGCCCTGATCAACGACCCGGAAGTGATCATCGCCGACGAACCGACGGCCAATCTCGACACGGCGCTATCGAAGGAATTCATGGGCATCCTCGAAGGCTTCACCGCCGCTGGCAAGACGGTATTGCTGACCAGCCACGATCCACTGGTCGTCGAATCGAGTGCCGTGCATCGCGTCGTCGGTATGCGCGACGGTCGCTTGACCGAAGACTGA
- a CDS encoding TlpA family protein disulfide reductase yields MRIFLLILALFLSACGKEAPKANVNIGSIAPTFQTFRADGGAEHFPAAYFGKPLVIRFWADWCKYCEGEMKAIETVYQANKGKLQVLAINAGQDKATINAFIKKIGVTYPALLDENSAIARSYGVVGLPTTFFIDSKGIVRGKIVGEADEATFARHVQELLQ; encoded by the coding sequence ATGCGCATTTTTCTCCTGATTCTTGCCCTGTTTCTAAGTGCCTGCGGCAAGGAAGCACCCAAGGCCAACGTCAACATCGGCAGCATTGCGCCCACCTTCCAGACTTTCCGGGCCGATGGCGGGGCCGAGCATTTCCCCGCTGCCTATTTCGGCAAGCCGCTGGTCATCCGTTTCTGGGCCGATTGGTGCAAGTATTGCGAAGGCGAAATGAAGGCCATTGAAACGGTCTATCAGGCCAACAAGGGCAAGCTGCAGGTGCTGGCCATCAACGCCGGACAGGACAAGGCGACGATCAATGCCTTCATCAAGAAGATCGGCGTCACCTACCCCGCCCTGCTCGACGAAAACTCGGCCATCGCCCGCAGCTACGGCGTGGTCGGCCTGCCGACCACCTTCTTCATCGACAGCAAGGGCATCGTGCGCGGCAAGATTGTTGGCGAGGCCGATGAAGCCACCTTCGCCCGTCATGTCCAGGAATTGCTGCAATGA
- a CDS encoding heavy metal translocating P-type ATPase metal-binding domain-containing protein, with the protein MSENRACDLCSLDVGVKPFVLNTPEKQYQFCCEGCRGIYEMLHDIKEAPVQNEQNQPNKS; encoded by the coding sequence ATGAGCGAGAACCGCGCCTGCGATCTGTGCAGCCTCGATGTCGGGGTCAAGCCCTTCGTGCTCAATACGCCGGAAAAGCAGTATCAGTTCTGCTGCGAGGGTTGCCGGGGAATTTACGAGATGTTGCATGACATCAAGGAAGCACCGGTTCAAAATGAGCAGAATCAACCGAACAAATCCTGA